A stretch of the Notamacropus eugenii isolate mMacEug1 chromosome 2, mMacEug1.pri_v2, whole genome shotgun sequence genome encodes the following:
- the HFE gene encoding hereditary hemochromatosis protein isoform X3: MRTLPQLALLLLLLRVVVQREGPSRESKGSHSLQFLFMGASHPDLGLPSFVALGYVDEHLFVYYDHESRKAKPRGPWIQKEEIDEFWVTLTQSLKGWDHMFIIDLWTIMDNHSQGQGSHILQVLLGCELLVEDNRTRSFWKYGYDGQDYLIFHPETMNWTAVQPEAQTTKQEWEMTKIRAKQHRAYLERDCPEKLQSYLETGSEILNKKVPPLVRVTRHITHEGVITLRCQAHNFSPVNITLRWLWDGKQLNQGTELGDLHPSGDGTFQIWIAVDVTPGEEQRYSCQVEHPGLDQPLIMTWEHRPLPVTLATGIITGIIVSIIITTTAVVIWKKRKVSRGLIRNYILTEAAGC, translated from the exons atgaggacaCTACCTCAACTGGCTCTTCTCCTGCTCCTCCTAAGGGTAGTGGTCCAACGGGAGGGACCGTCTCGTGAGTCTAAGG GGTCTCATTCTCTTCAGTTTCTCTTCATGGGGGCATCACATCCTGACTTAGGACTCCCTTCATTTGTGGCCCTTGGCTATGTGGATGAGCACTTATTTGTGTACTATGATCATGAAAGCCGTAAGGCAAAACCCCGAGGCCCATGGatacagaaggaagaaatagatgagtTTTGGGTGACACTTACTCAAAGCCTGAAGGGATGGGATCACATGTTCATTATTGACCTTTGGACCATAATGGACAATCACAGCCAAGGTCAGG GGTCTCACATACTACAGGTACTGCTTGGCTGTGAGCTCCTGGTGGAAGACAACAGAACCAGAAGTTTCTGGAAATATGGCTATGATGGTCAAGACTATCTCATCTTCCATCCAGAGACAATGAACTGGACAGCAGTTCAGCCTGAAGCCCAGACCACAAAGCAGGAATGGGAGATGACCAAGATCCGAGCAAAGCAACATAGAGCTTACCTAGAAAGAGACTGCCCTGAAAAACTACAAAGCTACTTGGAGACTGGAAGTGAAATTCTGAATAAGAAAG TGCCCCCATTGGTGAGAGTGACCCGACACATCACACATGAAGGTGTTATCACTCTGAGATGTCAAGCTCACAACTTCTCTCCAGTGAATATCACATTGCGCTGGTTATGGGATGGGAAGCAACTGAACCAAGGAACTGAGCTTGGGGACCTCCATCCCAGTGGGGATGGAACCTTCCAGATCTGGATAGCTGTGGATGTTACCCCAGGAGAAGAACAGAGATATTCCTGCCAAGTAGAGCACCCAGGACTAGACCAGCCCCTCATTATGACCTGGG AGCATCGTCCACTGCCTGTCACCTTGGCTACTGGGATCATCACTGGGATTATTGTTAGCATTATCATTACCACCACAGCTGTCGTCAtctggaagaagaggaaggtgtCAA GAGGATTGATCAGGAACTATATCCTAACTGAAG CCGCTGGCTGCTAG
- the LOC140525530 gene encoding histone H1.5-like has product MSETAPASSAEPSAATATVPAPVPADKAPTKARRGGRPKAAGPSVSELITNAVAASTERNGVSLAALKKILAASGYDVEKNNSRIKLGLKSLVSKGTLVQTKGTGASGSFRFNKKGSPGETKNKAKKSLSVKAKKPAAKKPKKAPGSVTVKSVKTPKKAKKQAAVGAKKTAKSPKTGKAAKPKKVVKSPAKTKAVKPKAKVAKSKAVKPKKVLPKNK; this is encoded by the coding sequence ATGTCTGAAACGGCGCCTGCCTCATCTGCTGAACCCAGCGCAGCTACAGCCACGGTGCCAGCTCCAGTGCCTGCAGATAAGGCGCCCAcgaaggccaggagaggagggcGGCCTAAGGCTGCTGGTCCCTCTGTGTCAGAGCTCATCACTAACGCGGTGGCCGCCTCTACCGAGCGTAATGGGGTGTCTCTCGCGGCTCTCAAGAAGATCCTAGCAGCCAGCGGCTATGATGTGGAGAAAAACAACAGCCGTATCAAGCTGGGCTTGAAGAGTTTGGTCAGCAAAGGCACCTTGGTGCAGACCAAAGGTACGGGAGCTTCAGGTTCTTTCAGGTTCAACAAGAAAGGGTCTCCAGGTGAAACCAAGAACAAGGCCAAAAAGTCTCTTTCGGTTAAGGCTAAGAAACCTGCTGCCAAGAAGCCGAAGAAAGCTCCTGGGTCGGTAACTGTCAAGAGCGTGAAAACTCccaaaaaagcaaagaaacaagcTGCAGTAGGAGCCAAGAAAACAGCCAAGAGTCCCAAGACCGGGAAAGCCGCCAAGCCAAAGAAGGTGGTCAAGAGTCCGGCAAAGACCAAGGCAGTGAAACCGAAGGCTAAGGTTGCCAAGTCCAAGGCTGTTAAACCCAAGAAGGTGTTGCCcaagaataagtaa
- the HFE gene encoding hereditary hemochromatosis protein isoform X4 — MRTLPQLALLLLLLRVVVQREGPSRESKGSHSLQFLFMGASHPDLGLPSFVALGYVDEHLFVYYDHESRKAKPRGPWIQKEEIDEFWVTLTQSLKGWDHMFIIDLWTIMDNHSQGQGSHILQVLLGCELLVEDNRTRSFWKYGYDGQDYLIFHPETMNWTAVQPEAQTTKQEWEMTKIRAKQHRAYLERDCPEKLQSYLETGSEILNKKVPPLVRVTRHITHEGVITLRCQAHNFSPVNITLRWLWDGKQLNQGTELGDLHPSGDGTFQIWIAVDVTPGEEQRYSCQVEHPGLDQPLIMTWEHRPLPVTLATGIITGIIVSIIITTTAVVIWKKRKVSRGLIRNYILTEVN; from the exons atgaggacaCTACCTCAACTGGCTCTTCTCCTGCTCCTCCTAAGGGTAGTGGTCCAACGGGAGGGACCGTCTCGTGAGTCTAAGG GGTCTCATTCTCTTCAGTTTCTCTTCATGGGGGCATCACATCCTGACTTAGGACTCCCTTCATTTGTGGCCCTTGGCTATGTGGATGAGCACTTATTTGTGTACTATGATCATGAAAGCCGTAAGGCAAAACCCCGAGGCCCATGGatacagaaggaagaaatagatgagtTTTGGGTGACACTTACTCAAAGCCTGAAGGGATGGGATCACATGTTCATTATTGACCTTTGGACCATAATGGACAATCACAGCCAAGGTCAGG GGTCTCACATACTACAGGTACTGCTTGGCTGTGAGCTCCTGGTGGAAGACAACAGAACCAGAAGTTTCTGGAAATATGGCTATGATGGTCAAGACTATCTCATCTTCCATCCAGAGACAATGAACTGGACAGCAGTTCAGCCTGAAGCCCAGACCACAAAGCAGGAATGGGAGATGACCAAGATCCGAGCAAAGCAACATAGAGCTTACCTAGAAAGAGACTGCCCTGAAAAACTACAAAGCTACTTGGAGACTGGAAGTGAAATTCTGAATAAGAAAG TGCCCCCATTGGTGAGAGTGACCCGACACATCACACATGAAGGTGTTATCACTCTGAGATGTCAAGCTCACAACTTCTCTCCAGTGAATATCACATTGCGCTGGTTATGGGATGGGAAGCAACTGAACCAAGGAACTGAGCTTGGGGACCTCCATCCCAGTGGGGATGGAACCTTCCAGATCTGGATAGCTGTGGATGTTACCCCAGGAGAAGAACAGAGATATTCCTGCCAAGTAGAGCACCCAGGACTAGACCAGCCCCTCATTATGACCTGGG AGCATCGTCCACTGCCTGTCACCTTGGCTACTGGGATCATCACTGGGATTATTGTTAGCATTATCATTACCACCACAGCTGTCGTCAtctggaagaagaggaaggtgtCAA GAGGATTGATCAGGAACTATATCCTAACTGAAG TAAACTGA
- the HFE gene encoding hereditary hemochromatosis protein isoform X2 — protein sequence MRTLPQLALLLLLLRVVVQREGPSRSHSLQFLFMGASHPDLGLPSFVALGYVDEHLFVYYDHESRKAKPRGPWIQKEEIDEFWVTLTQSLKGWDHMFIIDLWTIMDNHSQGQGSHILQVLLGCELLVEDNRTRSFWKYGYDGQDYLIFHPETMNWTAVQPEAQTTKQEWEMTKIRAKQHRAYLERDCPEKLQSYLETGSEILNKKVPPLVRVTRHITHEGVITLRCQAHNFSPVNITLRWLWDGKQLNQGTELGDLHPSGDGTFQIWIAVDVTPGEEQRYSCQVEHPGLDQPLIMTWEHRPLPVTLATGIITGIIVSIIITTTAVVIWKKRKVSRGLIRNYILTEATRPDETDQERSSVYEHQGQGTLNWTLF from the exons atgaggacaCTACCTCAACTGGCTCTTCTCCTGCTCCTCCTAAGGGTAGTGGTCCAACGGGAGGGACCGTCTC GGTCTCATTCTCTTCAGTTTCTCTTCATGGGGGCATCACATCCTGACTTAGGACTCCCTTCATTTGTGGCCCTTGGCTATGTGGATGAGCACTTATTTGTGTACTATGATCATGAAAGCCGTAAGGCAAAACCCCGAGGCCCATGGatacagaaggaagaaatagatgagtTTTGGGTGACACTTACTCAAAGCCTGAAGGGATGGGATCACATGTTCATTATTGACCTTTGGACCATAATGGACAATCACAGCCAAGGTCAGG GGTCTCACATACTACAGGTACTGCTTGGCTGTGAGCTCCTGGTGGAAGACAACAGAACCAGAAGTTTCTGGAAATATGGCTATGATGGTCAAGACTATCTCATCTTCCATCCAGAGACAATGAACTGGACAGCAGTTCAGCCTGAAGCCCAGACCACAAAGCAGGAATGGGAGATGACCAAGATCCGAGCAAAGCAACATAGAGCTTACCTAGAAAGAGACTGCCCTGAAAAACTACAAAGCTACTTGGAGACTGGAAGTGAAATTCTGAATAAGAAAG TGCCCCCATTGGTGAGAGTGACCCGACACATCACACATGAAGGTGTTATCACTCTGAGATGTCAAGCTCACAACTTCTCTCCAGTGAATATCACATTGCGCTGGTTATGGGATGGGAAGCAACTGAACCAAGGAACTGAGCTTGGGGACCTCCATCCCAGTGGGGATGGAACCTTCCAGATCTGGATAGCTGTGGATGTTACCCCAGGAGAAGAACAGAGATATTCCTGCCAAGTAGAGCACCCAGGACTAGACCAGCCCCTCATTATGACCTGGG AGCATCGTCCACTGCCTGTCACCTTGGCTACTGGGATCATCACTGGGATTATTGTTAGCATTATCATTACCACCACAGCTGTCGTCAtctggaagaagaggaaggtgtCAA GAGGATTGATCAGGAACTATATCCTAACTGAAG CTACGAGGCCAGATGAAACTGACCAGGAGCGTTCTTCTGTTTATGAACACCAAGGACAAGGCACCTTGAACTGGACACTattttga
- the HFE gene encoding hereditary hemochromatosis protein isoform X6 has product MRTLPQLALLLLLLRVVVQREGPSRESKGSHSLQFLFMGASHPDLGLPSFVALGYVDEHLFVYYDHESRKAKPRGPWIQKEEIDEFWVTLTQSLKGWDHMFIIDLWTIMDNHSQGQETMNWTAVQPEAQTTKQEWEMTKIRAKQHRAYLERDCPEKLQSYLETGSEILNKKVPPLVRVTRHITHEGVITLRCQAHNFSPVNITLRWLWDGKQLNQGTELGDLHPSGDGTFQIWIAVDVTPGEEQRYSCQVEHPGLDQPLIMTWEHRPLPVTLATGIITGIIVSIIITTTAVVIWKKRKVSRGLIRNYILTEATRPDETDQERSSVYEHQGQGTLNWTLF; this is encoded by the exons atgaggacaCTACCTCAACTGGCTCTTCTCCTGCTCCTCCTAAGGGTAGTGGTCCAACGGGAGGGACCGTCTCGTGAGTCTAAGG GGTCTCATTCTCTTCAGTTTCTCTTCATGGGGGCATCACATCCTGACTTAGGACTCCCTTCATTTGTGGCCCTTGGCTATGTGGATGAGCACTTATTTGTGTACTATGATCATGAAAGCCGTAAGGCAAAACCCCGAGGCCCATGGatacagaaggaagaaatagatgagtTTTGGGTGACACTTACTCAAAGCCTGAAGGGATGGGATCACATGTTCATTATTGACCTTTGGACCATAATGGACAATCACAGCCAAGGTCAGG AGACAATGAACTGGACAGCAGTTCAGCCTGAAGCCCAGACCACAAAGCAGGAATGGGAGATGACCAAGATCCGAGCAAAGCAACATAGAGCTTACCTAGAAAGAGACTGCCCTGAAAAACTACAAAGCTACTTGGAGACTGGAAGTGAAATTCTGAATAAGAAAG TGCCCCCATTGGTGAGAGTGACCCGACACATCACACATGAAGGTGTTATCACTCTGAGATGTCAAGCTCACAACTTCTCTCCAGTGAATATCACATTGCGCTGGTTATGGGATGGGAAGCAACTGAACCAAGGAACTGAGCTTGGGGACCTCCATCCCAGTGGGGATGGAACCTTCCAGATCTGGATAGCTGTGGATGTTACCCCAGGAGAAGAACAGAGATATTCCTGCCAAGTAGAGCACCCAGGACTAGACCAGCCCCTCATTATGACCTGGG AGCATCGTCCACTGCCTGTCACCTTGGCTACTGGGATCATCACTGGGATTATTGTTAGCATTATCATTACCACCACAGCTGTCGTCAtctggaagaagaggaaggtgtCAA GAGGATTGATCAGGAACTATATCCTAACTGAAG CTACGAGGCCAGATGAAACTGACCAGGAGCGTTCTTCTGTTTATGAACACCAAGGACAAGGCACCTTGAACTGGACACTattttga
- the HFE gene encoding hereditary hemochromatosis protein isoform X5, giving the protein MGASHPDLGLPSFVALGYVDEHLFVYYDHESRKAKPRGPWIQKEEIDEFWVTLTQSLKGWDHMFIIDLWTIMDNHSQGQGSHILQVLLGCELLVEDNRTRSFWKYGYDGQDYLIFHPETMNWTAVQPEAQTTKQEWEMTKIRAKQHRAYLERDCPEKLQSYLETGSEILNKKVPPLVRVTRHITHEGVITLRCQAHNFSPVNITLRWLWDGKQLNQGTELGDLHPSGDGTFQIWIAVDVTPGEEQRYSCQVEHPGLDQPLIMTWEHRPLPVTLATGIITGIIVSIIITTTAVVIWKKRKVSRGLIRNYILTEATRPDETDQERSSVYEHQGQGTLNWTLF; this is encoded by the exons ATGGGGGCATCACATCCTGACTTAGGACTCCCTTCATTTGTGGCCCTTGGCTATGTGGATGAGCACTTATTTGTGTACTATGATCATGAAAGCCGTAAGGCAAAACCCCGAGGCCCATGGatacagaaggaagaaatagatgagtTTTGGGTGACACTTACTCAAAGCCTGAAGGGATGGGATCACATGTTCATTATTGACCTTTGGACCATAATGGACAATCACAGCCAAGGTCAGG GGTCTCACATACTACAGGTACTGCTTGGCTGTGAGCTCCTGGTGGAAGACAACAGAACCAGAAGTTTCTGGAAATATGGCTATGATGGTCAAGACTATCTCATCTTCCATCCAGAGACAATGAACTGGACAGCAGTTCAGCCTGAAGCCCAGACCACAAAGCAGGAATGGGAGATGACCAAGATCCGAGCAAAGCAACATAGAGCTTACCTAGAAAGAGACTGCCCTGAAAAACTACAAAGCTACTTGGAGACTGGAAGTGAAATTCTGAATAAGAAAG TGCCCCCATTGGTGAGAGTGACCCGACACATCACACATGAAGGTGTTATCACTCTGAGATGTCAAGCTCACAACTTCTCTCCAGTGAATATCACATTGCGCTGGTTATGGGATGGGAAGCAACTGAACCAAGGAACTGAGCTTGGGGACCTCCATCCCAGTGGGGATGGAACCTTCCAGATCTGGATAGCTGTGGATGTTACCCCAGGAGAAGAACAGAGATATTCCTGCCAAGTAGAGCACCCAGGACTAGACCAGCCCCTCATTATGACCTGGG AGCATCGTCCACTGCCTGTCACCTTGGCTACTGGGATCATCACTGGGATTATTGTTAGCATTATCATTACCACCACAGCTGTCGTCAtctggaagaagaggaaggtgtCAA GAGGATTGATCAGGAACTATATCCTAACTGAAG CTACGAGGCCAGATGAAACTGACCAGGAGCGTTCTTCTGTTTATGAACACCAAGGACAAGGCACCTTGAACTGGACACTattttga
- the LOC140525537 gene encoding histone H3, translated as MARTKQTARKSTGGKAPRKQLATKAARKSAPATGGVKKPHRYRPGTVALREIRRYQKSTELLIRKLPFQRLVREIAQDFKTDLRFQSSAVMALQEASEAYLVGLFEDTNLCAIHAKRVTIMPKDIQLARRIRGERA; from the coding sequence ATGGCTCGTACGAAGCAGACAGCTCGTAAGTCCACCGGCGGCAAGGCGCCCCGTAAGCAGCTCGCTACGAAGGCTGCCCGCAAGAGCGCGCCGGCTACCGGCGGCGTGAAGAAGCCTCACCGCTACCGGCCCGGCACCGTGGCGCTGCGCGAGATCCGGCGCTACCAGAAGTCCACCGAGCTGCTGATCCGCAAGCTGCCCTTCCAGCGGCTGGTGCGCGAGATCGCGCAGGACTTCAAGACCGACCTGCGCTTCCAGAGCTCGGCCGTCATGGCCTTGCAGGAGGCCAGCGAAGCCTACCTGGTCGGGCTGTTTGAGGACACGAATCTCTGCGCCATCCACGCCAAGCGCGTGACCATCATGCCCAAGGACATCCAGCTGGCTCGCCGCATCCGCGGGGAGAGGGCTTAG
- the HFE gene encoding hereditary hemochromatosis protein isoform X1 has protein sequence MRTLPQLALLLLLLRVVVQREGPSRESKGSHSLQFLFMGASHPDLGLPSFVALGYVDEHLFVYYDHESRKAKPRGPWIQKEEIDEFWVTLTQSLKGWDHMFIIDLWTIMDNHSQGQGSHILQVLLGCELLVEDNRTRSFWKYGYDGQDYLIFHPETMNWTAVQPEAQTTKQEWEMTKIRAKQHRAYLERDCPEKLQSYLETGSEILNKKVPPLVRVTRHITHEGVITLRCQAHNFSPVNITLRWLWDGKQLNQGTELGDLHPSGDGTFQIWIAVDVTPGEEQRYSCQVEHPGLDQPLIMTWEHRPLPVTLATGIITGIIVSIIITTTAVVIWKKRKVSRGLIRNYILTEATRPDETDQERSSVYEHQGQGTLNWTLF, from the exons atgaggacaCTACCTCAACTGGCTCTTCTCCTGCTCCTCCTAAGGGTAGTGGTCCAACGGGAGGGACCGTCTCGTGAGTCTAAGG GGTCTCATTCTCTTCAGTTTCTCTTCATGGGGGCATCACATCCTGACTTAGGACTCCCTTCATTTGTGGCCCTTGGCTATGTGGATGAGCACTTATTTGTGTACTATGATCATGAAAGCCGTAAGGCAAAACCCCGAGGCCCATGGatacagaaggaagaaatagatgagtTTTGGGTGACACTTACTCAAAGCCTGAAGGGATGGGATCACATGTTCATTATTGACCTTTGGACCATAATGGACAATCACAGCCAAGGTCAGG GGTCTCACATACTACAGGTACTGCTTGGCTGTGAGCTCCTGGTGGAAGACAACAGAACCAGAAGTTTCTGGAAATATGGCTATGATGGTCAAGACTATCTCATCTTCCATCCAGAGACAATGAACTGGACAGCAGTTCAGCCTGAAGCCCAGACCACAAAGCAGGAATGGGAGATGACCAAGATCCGAGCAAAGCAACATAGAGCTTACCTAGAAAGAGACTGCCCTGAAAAACTACAAAGCTACTTGGAGACTGGAAGTGAAATTCTGAATAAGAAAG TGCCCCCATTGGTGAGAGTGACCCGACACATCACACATGAAGGTGTTATCACTCTGAGATGTCAAGCTCACAACTTCTCTCCAGTGAATATCACATTGCGCTGGTTATGGGATGGGAAGCAACTGAACCAAGGAACTGAGCTTGGGGACCTCCATCCCAGTGGGGATGGAACCTTCCAGATCTGGATAGCTGTGGATGTTACCCCAGGAGAAGAACAGAGATATTCCTGCCAAGTAGAGCACCCAGGACTAGACCAGCCCCTCATTATGACCTGGG AGCATCGTCCACTGCCTGTCACCTTGGCTACTGGGATCATCACTGGGATTATTGTTAGCATTATCATTACCACCACAGCTGTCGTCAtctggaagaagaggaaggtgtCAA GAGGATTGATCAGGAACTATATCCTAACTGAAG CTACGAGGCCAGATGAAACTGACCAGGAGCGTTCTTCTGTTTATGAACACCAAGGACAAGGCACCTTGAACTGGACACTattttga